The window TAAAAGTCAAAATTCAAAAGGGATGCTGAAGCAGAAGACGCGGGCAGAGCGGCGCTCGACGTTCCCGATTGAGCCCCGGACGAAGCCGGAGCCGAAGATGAAGAGCCAGACGATGACGGAGAAGAAGAATCTGATTCCGCAGACGATTCTACAACCGTCTTGCTAGAAGACGAGCCCAGCCCCGAAGATTCCACAAGCGATGAAGAGTTCGCCGTTTCAGCAGATTCAGCAACAGGTGACGATTTTCCAGATTCTGAACTTCCCTCATTGGAAAGAGGTTCTGTCGAAACTGAAGAGGACGATTCTGCGATTGAATGATCCCCACCAGAACCGGTCGAGGAATCATCAGAACACCCCGCCAAGGCAATTACGGAACACGCAAAAAAAGTAGAGAGATACAAACTCCTAATACCCATGCCCCTAATATATACTCAAAATCAATTTATGGAGTTGACATCTCCAAAGATTTTGAACGCTTGTCGGCAACAAGTTGCTTTTCGGCTCTCGAAATATAGTCTGGGATAGAATCATTGCCATTGCGATTCCACAAAGTATAGCCTATGCTCAGGCGCAAAGGGAATTTCAGGTGTTCGCTATTCTTGGTCAGGACCATGAGAATGTTCCGCCGCAAATAAAGCGCATCGGAGAAATCGTTCAATTCGGCGACAACAGCAAATTCGTCGGAGCCATAACGGGCGATAAAATGCCCTAGACGCCCACATACGTTTTTCAACGATTCGGCCACAATTTGCAGAACAATATCCCCCTGCAAACGTCCGTAATTCTCGTTAATGTCCCTAAACTTATCCACATCGAGCATGAACAGGAACAATTGCCTATCCTTGCGAATATGCTGAATTTTCGAATCAAGGAACCGGTTCAAATGGTTGCGGTTGTTGAGCCCCGTGAGCATATCGACGGATATCCGTTCGGACTGTATGTTGAGAAAAATCAGCAAAATGCATATTGTAAGCCCGATGGAAATAGAAGGAGTCCCGGGAAGGACGCGCATCTGCAAGAACATCGCCGCAAGCGGTAAAACGACAATGGACGAAAAAGCCAAATTAAGGGTACGATCGGAATAAAATCTCTTCATAAAAATTCTGACGAACGATATGCAGCTCGGAATGAACAAATAGAGGCCACACACAAGCATATGGAATATAAAGTAGGGCCCTCTGCAATAAAAACCGTTCTCGTCAAGGCTAAACAGCCAACCCGTCCAGAAGGAGCAGGCAATCGCCGCCAAGGCCACCAGCAGCGGAATGGACGAGAGCACCCTCAACCACTTTTTCCCCCATAAAGTTTTGCACAGGGAACCCATTGCAAACTGGTACCACGAAAACGTGAGCAAAAGCCCTACGACAAAATACACCGAATTCAAGAAAAGATTTAAAACAGGAAAACTGGATTCGTAGAAGATAAAGCAGAAGCAGTCAACCAGGTTAAGAACTGCGGCAAGGCCCACAATACTGGCCATCAACGTAGAGCTAACATTATAGTCAGCCTCCGATTTTACCTTTACAAGTAAAATTACGCAGATAATCGAGCAAAAAGCAAGTAACTCCACAAACAAAGGTTCAGTCATACAGTCCCCAGATTAATCCAACCTAAAGGAAAGGTAATAAAAAAAAAGACAAAATGTATCCCTTTCGAAAAAATTATTATTTACAGCATGATTGACCAAAAAGAAATCGACTATTCCCGTTATTTTGAGCTAAAGAAGCAACTAGAAGAAGCGAGCCGCCTGTACTACGAAGAAAATGTTTCGCCAATGAGCGATCAGGATTTCGATTTCGGGGTAAAGGAACTGGAAAAACTCGAAAAAAAGTACCCCGAACTGGCGGGCAAGGCCAGCCTCACCCAAAAGGTCGGCAGCGACCTGACAAACGACTTTGCGAAGGTCGCACATGCGGTCCCCATGCTCAGCATCGCGAATGTGTACAGCGCCGAGGAAATGGCGGAGTTCGTGAAGGCGGCAGAAGAAGGGATTGCGAGCTTAGACGAGAGACGAGTGACGAGAGACGAGAGAGATACTTCCCAGTCGTCAAAAAAATGGATCTGCGAGCGGAAAATCGATGGCGTTTCACTCTCTATCGTGTACGAGAACGGACGCCTGAAGCAGGCCGCCACCCGCGGCGACGGAGCCCAGGGAGACGATGTTACTTTGAATGCGCTCACGATTGCAGACATTCCTGAAACCCTGGACGCAAAGAAACTGAAAATTGACCCGAGTGAAATCCCTCAGGGCACTTTCGAGGTGCGCGGCGAAGTCTACATGGAACGCGAGGCCTTCGAACGCCTGAACGAACAATTTATCCTGGAAGGCAAGAAAATTTTCCAGAACCCGCGCAATACGGTCTCGGGTTCGCTCAAGCTCAAGAGCGTCGCCGAATGCAAGACGCGCCCGATGCGTTTCTTTGCCTACCACATTCCGCAGAGTAACAACAAGACGCACGAAGAGAACCTGCAACAACTGAAAAATCTCGGGTTCCATACAAACGAATACTGGAAAGCCGACACCGTCGACGAAATCATGAAGATTTCGGAGCAGATTGGTTCAAGCCGCGACAGCCTCCCCTTCGAAATCGACGGCATGGTCGTCAAGTTGAACGACCTTGCCATGCAGCGCGCGCTCGGCTCTACTAGCAAGAGCCCGCGCTGGGCCATCGCCTACAAGTTCAAGGCCGAACGCGCCTACACGCCGCTCCTCTCCGTAGAATTCCAGGTGGGGCGCACCGGTGCGGTCACGCCTGTGGCGAACCTTGCACCCGTGCGCCTCGCGGGCACCACCGTCAAGCGCGCCACCCTCCACAACTTCGACGAAGT of the uncultured Fibrobacter sp. genome contains:
- the ligA gene encoding NAD-dependent DNA ligase LigA → MIDQKEIDYSRYFELKKQLEEASRLYYEENVSPMSDQDFDFGVKELEKLEKKYPELAGKASLTQKVGSDLTNDFAKVAHAVPMLSIANVYSAEEMAEFVKAAEEGIASLDERRVTRDERDTSQSSKKWICERKIDGVSLSIVYENGRLKQAATRGDGAQGDDVTLNALTIADIPETLDAKKLKIDPSEIPQGTFEVRGEVYMEREAFERLNEQFILEGKKIFQNPRNTVSGSLKLKSVAECKTRPMRFFAYHIPQSNNKTHEENLQQLKNLGFHTNEYWKADTVDEIMKISEQIGSSRDSLPFEIDGMVVKLNDLAMQRALGSTSKSPRWAIAYKFKAERAYTPLLSVEFQVGRTGAVTPVANLAPVRLAGTTVKRATLHNFDEVARLDLHFGDTVGVEKGGEIIPKITDVKKELRPAGAQPVTAPAKCPVCGEPLTHVDGEVILRCENMHCAAQVQCLFEHFVSREAMNIENLGPALIASLITTGKIKRIPDLYRLTIEDLESQERMAKKSAKNVYDAIAASKERSLENLLHGLGIRFVGRTSARNLAKHFRTLEAIRTATVEDLQNVNDVGERIGKSVYDFFHTPLYTNEIDELVALGLPTEFKGVVKTLFQGQTAVITGTLPNMDRDEARKLIEENGGKVSGSVSKKTSWVLAGEAAGSKLTKANELGIPVHDEAWLLEQINNTNTERPAASGEPEQTSLF
- a CDS encoding GGDEF domain-containing protein, whose translation is MASIVGLAAVLNLVDCFCFIFYESSFPVLNLFLNSVYFVVGLLLTFSWYQFAMGSLCKTLWGKKWLRVLSSIPLLVALAAIACSFWTGWLFSLDENGFYCRGPYFIFHMLVCGLYLFIPSCISFVRIFMKRFYSDRTLNLAFSSIVVLPLAAMFLQMRVLPGTPSISIGLTICILLIFLNIQSERISVDMLTGLNNRNHLNRFLDSKIQHIRKDRQLFLFMLDVDKFRDINENYGRLQGDIVLQIVAESLKNVCGRLGHFIARYGSDEFAVVAELNDFSDALYLRRNILMVLTKNSEHLKFPLRLSIGYTLWNRNGNDSIPDYISRAEKQLVADKRSKSLEMSTP